The Caulobacter sp. FWC26 genome contains a region encoding:
- a CDS encoding sigma-70 family RNA polymerase sigma factor — MTTASRDKIFEKELVSQIPHLRAFARSLCGDAVQADDLAQDAVAKAWRCRESFELGTNMRAWTFMILRNQFLSEKRRSWRSVELDQERAEQTLVATDNPAAAIELDDVRQALMALPVPQREALIMVGAGGFSYEEAAAVMNVAIGTVKSRVNRARTELQRLLETGDYARDGRPVGEAMAALTPWDVAQRADVVLDAQSAA, encoded by the coding sequence ATGACGACGGCGTCACGCGACAAGATCTTCGAAAAAGAACTGGTTTCGCAGATCCCCCACCTGCGCGCGTTCGCCCGCTCGCTCTGTGGGGATGCGGTTCAGGCCGACGACTTGGCCCAGGACGCCGTCGCCAAGGCCTGGCGCTGCCGTGAAAGCTTCGAGCTGGGCACCAACATGCGCGCCTGGACCTTCATGATCCTGCGCAACCAGTTCCTGTCTGAGAAGCGGCGCAGCTGGCGGTCGGTGGAACTGGATCAGGAACGGGCCGAGCAGACCCTGGTCGCCACCGACAATCCAGCCGCCGCGATCGAGCTGGACGATGTCCGCCAGGCGCTGATGGCGCTGCCGGTCCCGCAGCGCGAAGCCCTGATCATGGTCGGGGCCGGCGGCTTTTCCTACGAAGAGGCCGCCGCGGTGATGAACGTGGCGATCGGCACGGTGAAGAGCCGGGTCAACCGCGCGCGCACCGAGCTGCAACGCCTGCTGGAGACTGGCGACTATGCCCGCGATGGCCGCCCGGTCGGCGAGGCCATGGCCGCGCTCACCCCCTGGGACGTGGCGCAACGCGCCGACGTCGTGCTGGACGCGCAGTCGGCCGCGTGA
- a CDS encoding bifunctional 3,4-dihydroxy-2-butanone-4-phosphate synthase/GTP cyclohydrolase II → MSRLSEALARLRAGGMIIVVDDVDRENEGDLVMAAEHVDAAAIAFMAKEGSGLICLSLEAGAVERLGLAPMVADNRTRRGTAFTVSIEAAEGIDTGISAHDRAKTIAAATAPGASAVDLVSPGHVFPLRAAPGGVLARRGHTEASIDLAKLAGLRPAAVICEIMNPDGAMARGPSLDAFAARHDLPIVSIAELVAHRQAVTEVARSHLPSARGDFEVVAFRSAEAEHLALIAGPRDGAAPLVRIHSECLTGDALGSGRCDCGEQLRAAMDRIGQEGGVLIYLGGHEGRGLGLANKIAAYALQDQGLDTVSANHALGFVDDARDYGAACQILQALGVRQVRLMTNNPRKAEAVTAGGLTVVERVPVLAPITADNAAYLNAKRDRLGHDLGHVA, encoded by the coding sequence ATGTCACGTCTATCTGAAGCGCTCGCACGCCTGAGGGCGGGCGGGATGATCATCGTGGTCGACGACGTCGACCGGGAGAACGAAGGCGACCTGGTCATGGCCGCCGAGCATGTCGACGCCGCCGCCATCGCGTTCATGGCCAAGGAAGGCAGCGGGCTGATCTGCCTGTCGCTGGAGGCCGGGGCCGTCGAGCGCCTGGGCCTGGCGCCCATGGTCGCCGACAACCGCACCCGACGCGGCACGGCCTTCACGGTCTCGATCGAGGCGGCGGAAGGCATCGACACCGGCATCTCGGCCCACGACCGGGCCAAGACCATCGCCGCGGCCACCGCGCCGGGCGCATCCGCCGTCGACCTGGTCTCGCCGGGCCACGTCTTCCCGCTGCGGGCCGCGCCGGGCGGCGTCCTGGCCCGCCGCGGTCACACCGAGGCCTCCATCGATCTGGCGAAACTGGCCGGACTGAGGCCCGCCGCCGTGATCTGCGAGATCATGAACCCCGACGGCGCGATGGCGCGGGGCCCGAGCCTGGACGCCTTCGCGGCGCGTCACGACCTGCCGATCGTCTCGATCGCCGAGCTGGTGGCCCATCGTCAGGCTGTGACCGAAGTGGCGCGCTCGCACCTGCCCAGCGCGCGCGGCGACTTTGAAGTCGTGGCGTTCCGGTCGGCGGAAGCTGAACACCTGGCCCTGATCGCCGGTCCGCGCGATGGCGCCGCGCCGTTGGTCCGTATCCACTCGGAGTGCCTGACCGGCGACGCCCTGGGCTCTGGGCGATGCGACTGTGGCGAGCAGCTGCGCGCCGCGATGGACCGCATCGGCCAGGAAGGCGGTGTGCTGATCTATCTGGGCGGTCACGAAGGGCGGGGCCTTGGCCTGGCCAACAAGATCGCCGCCTACGCCCTGCAGGACCAAGGTCTCGACACGGTGTCGGCCAACCATGCCTTGGGCTTCGTCGACGACGCGCGCGACTACGGCGCGGCGTGCCAGATCCTGCAGGCCCTGGGCGTGCGGCAGGTGCGCCTGATGACAAACAATCCGCGCAAGGCCGAGGCCGTGACGGCCGGCGGCCTGACCGTGGTCGAGCGCGTGCCGGTGCTGGCCCCGATCACCGCCGACAACGCCGCCTATCTCAACGCCAAACGCGACCGGCTTGGCCATGACCTCGGTCACGTCGCCTGA
- the ribH gene encoding 6,7-dimethyl-8-ribityllumazine synthase, with protein sequence MTHDLPRIALVVSRFNADIVDGLVLGARAVLEAEGVSLGEEDIVEAPGAFELPLIAQTLAASGRFDGIVCLGCVIKGDTAHFEYISQGVAAGLMTAGLSTGRPISFGVLTTYDEDQALARSREDVDNKGREAAHACLQAWRTLRSIRSRAA encoded by the coding sequence ATGACCCATGATCTTCCCCGCATCGCCCTCGTCGTCAGCCGCTTCAATGCCGACATTGTTGACGGCCTGGTGCTGGGCGCCCGCGCGGTCCTCGAGGCCGAGGGCGTCAGCCTGGGCGAGGAGGACATCGTGGAGGCCCCGGGCGCTTTCGAGTTGCCGCTGATCGCCCAGACCCTGGCCGCCAGCGGGCGGTTCGATGGGATCGTCTGCCTGGGCTGCGTCATCAAGGGCGACACCGCGCACTTCGAGTATATCAGCCAGGGGGTCGCGGCCGGCCTGATGACTGCGGGGCTCAGCACCGGACGGCCGATCAGCTTCGGCGTCCTGACGACCTACGACGAAGACCAGGCCCTGGCCCGCAGCCGCGAGGACGTAGACAACAAGGGCCGCGAGGCCGCCCACGCCTGTCTCCAGGCCTGGCGGACGCTCCGGTCGATCAGATCACGCGCGGCCTAG